Proteins encoded together in one Bifidobacterium sp. ESL0745 window:
- the ilvA gene encoding threonine ammonia-lyase, with protein sequence MKQEDVVKALQHDHAAELKKAAQRLKGTARHTRIMPSPVLSEATGHEILLKPENLQVTGSFKIRGAYNKIASLSDEELARGIVTASAGNHAQGVAYAALERGAKATIVMPESTPPLKVDATKSYGANVVLHGNLFDDAAEYASELSERDGLVYVHPFDDYEVLCGQGTIGLEILEDVPNVTDVVVPLGGGGLGAGVALAIKTFKPEVRVIGAIPEGSPAFKNSFAAGTVVPADKVVTSAEGVAVGHPGDLTFAILNEYLDDLITVSERDINEMILLMMEKHKLVVEAAGAVSLAALEHLSLRSRVFAAAKGKHVIVPIISGGNIDTVTIGAVIQKGMIARGRIMNFEVELPDTPGQLVKVAQVLADARANVIELNHDQFKASGHYTDSVSLGVTVETNGPDHIAQVLKALKDAGFDPKRIY encoded by the coding sequence ATGAAACAAGAAGACGTTGTCAAAGCACTGCAGCATGACCACGCGGCCGAACTCAAAAAGGCCGCCCAAAGACTCAAAGGCACTGCGCGGCACACGCGCATTATGCCTTCGCCGGTCCTTTCCGAGGCCACGGGCCATGAGATTCTTCTGAAGCCGGAGAATCTTCAGGTCACTGGTTCCTTCAAGATTCGCGGAGCATACAACAAGATCGCTTCGTTGAGTGATGAGGAGCTCGCCCGTGGCATCGTCACCGCTTCCGCCGGCAACCACGCGCAGGGTGTCGCCTATGCGGCCCTCGAACGTGGCGCCAAAGCCACCATCGTCATGCCCGAAAGCACCCCGCCACTCAAGGTCGATGCGACGAAGTCTTACGGTGCCAACGTGGTCCTGCATGGTAACCTATTCGACGATGCCGCCGAATACGCTTCCGAACTTTCCGAGCGCGACGGTTTGGTCTATGTTCATCCCTTCGACGATTACGAAGTGCTTTGTGGTCAAGGCACCATCGGCCTCGAGATTCTTGAGGATGTTCCGAACGTCACCGATGTGGTCGTTCCGCTTGGTGGCGGTGGCCTGGGTGCGGGCGTGGCGCTCGCCATCAAGACCTTCAAACCGGAGGTTCGTGTCATCGGCGCGATTCCCGAGGGTTCGCCCGCGTTCAAGAACTCGTTCGCGGCCGGCACGGTCGTTCCTGCCGACAAGGTGGTCACTTCCGCCGAAGGCGTTGCCGTCGGTCATCCTGGCGACCTTACGTTCGCAATTTTGAACGAATATCTCGATGACCTCATCACCGTTTCCGAACGCGACATCAACGAGATGATCTTGCTGATGATGGAGAAGCACAAGCTTGTGGTCGAAGCCGCCGGTGCCGTCTCTCTGGCCGCGCTGGAACATCTGAGCCTGCGTTCGCGCGTCTTTGCCGCGGCCAAGGGCAAGCACGTCATCGTTCCGATTATTTCCGGCGGCAACATCGACACGGTCACGATCGGCGCAGTCATCCAAAAGGGTATGATCGCCCGCGGCCGCATCATGAATTTCGAGGTCGAGCTTCCCGATACCCCCGGCCAGCTGGTCAAAGTTGCGCAAGTCCTCGCCGATGCCCGCGCCAACGTCATCGAGCTCAACCATGACCAGTTCAAGGCTTCCGGCCATTACACGGACTCGGTCTCCCTTGGCGTCACCGTCGAGACCAACGGCCCCGACCACATCGCCCAGGTCCTCAAGGCTCTCAAAGACGCCGGTTTCGATCCCAAGCGCATCTATTAA
- a CDS encoding Sir2 family NAD-dependent protein deacetylase, with protein MTKKIAVLTGAGISTSAGIPDFRGPDGVWTKHPDQMSVYDIDAFISDKKAREYSWAWQKASPVWNAQPGEAHKALVKLEKAGLLTLLATQNFDALHEKAGNSSDLIVNLHGTIGTSHCMKCHAEYKTADIMNNLDNEPDPHCHRKLPYSGNQTCNGLIKTDVVYFGEMLPDGAMEKSMARVAKADEFWVIGSTLEVFPAASLAPTAVQAGVPMTIMNMGHTQYDNIATRLIHDDIAKALPELVDETIAEAEK; from the coding sequence ATGACTAAAAAAATCGCGGTATTGACTGGTGCTGGTATTTCGACTTCGGCGGGAATCCCTGACTTTCGCGGACCCGACGGCGTGTGGACCAAGCACCCTGACCAAATGAGCGTTTACGACATTGATGCATTTATAAGCGACAAGAAGGCACGCGAATATTCGTGGGCCTGGCAAAAGGCGTCGCCGGTATGGAACGCGCAGCCAGGCGAGGCACACAAGGCGCTGGTCAAGTTGGAGAAGGCCGGATTACTCACGCTTTTGGCCACGCAGAACTTTGACGCACTGCACGAAAAGGCCGGCAATTCCAGCGATCTGATCGTCAACTTGCACGGTACCATCGGCACCTCGCACTGCATGAAGTGCCATGCCGAATACAAGACGGCCGACATCATGAACAATCTCGACAACGAACCCGATCCGCACTGCCACCGCAAGCTGCCGTATAGCGGCAACCAAACCTGCAACGGGCTGATCAAAACTGACGTGGTCTACTTCGGCGAAATGCTACCAGATGGAGCGATGGAAAAGTCGATGGCACGAGTGGCCAAGGCCGACGAGTTCTGGGTAATCGGATCCACGCTTGAAGTCTTTCCCGCAGCGTCGCTCGCACCGACCGCGGTACAAGCCGGGGTGCCGATGACCATTATGAATATGGGGCACACACAATACGACAACATCGCCACGAGGCTCATCCACGATGACATCGCCAAGGCGCTGCCGGAACTGGTGGACGAGACCATCGCCGAAGCGGAGAAATAG
- a CDS encoding pyridoxamine 5'-phosphate oxidase family protein — translation MTMNTKEEFYRILKEQTDMALATSVDDIPDVRIVNFYFDPGDNILYFATFKGNNKVKEMQINAHVAFTTIPHGGNAHVKARGIARPSRKSIDEIADRFIAKIPAYANTLRAADGNLLLYEISFTTATVTKDLSNIDTFTIE, via the coding sequence ATGACCATGAATACGAAAGAAGAATTCTACCGGATTCTGAAGGAACAAACGGATATGGCGCTGGCCACTTCGGTCGACGACATTCCTGACGTACGGATCGTCAATTTTTATTTTGACCCTGGCGACAATATCCTTTACTTTGCGACGTTTAAAGGTAACAACAAGGTCAAGGAAATGCAGATAAATGCCCATGTTGCTTTTACGACCATTCCCCACGGCGGCAACGCACATGTAAAGGCACGGGGAATTGCCCGCCCGAGCAGAAAAAGCATCGATGAAATTGCCGACCGATTCATCGCCAAGATTCCGGCCTACGCGAACACGTTGCGCGCGGCCGACGGTAACCTGCTGCTGTATGAAATCAGTTTTACTACGGCAACCGTGACCAAAGACCTCAGCAATATCGATACTTTTACTATCGAGTAA